Part of the Variovorax paradoxus B4 genome, CACGTCGGCGAAGGCACGATTGACCGGTGCGCCGCGCTCGTCGCTGCGCAGGTCGAGGTCGCCCTTCAGGCCCACGCAGCGCTTGGCCAGTTCGCGCGCCCTCGTGATCTTGGCGGTGTTGTTGCCCTTCTTGCGGCCGTAGGGCGAGCCGGTCTCCTGCGGCGCCGCAAAGGGGTCGAAGGCCTCGTTGGTCCAGTCGTCGAGCATGGCCTCGAAGGTGGCGCGGATCTGCGCGGTCGGAAAGTTCTCGAGCAGGTCGATGCCCGCGTCCTTCATCGTGCCGTTGAAGCTCCCGGCGTAGAGGTCGACCGACTCGTAGTGGTTGACGGTGCCGAATACATCGTCGAAATTGACCCAGCCGTAGAAAAAGCCCCAGGCCACGTCGCGCATCAATGCGCGCAGGTAGCTGCCGGCGTCCATGGTGTGGCTCATCGGGCGACCGTCGCGGGTCTTCCAGCCGATGTGCACGAAATACTCGTCGCGGCGGAAGCTGAAGCTGCCGAGCGAGAAATCCTTGTAGCCGAGCGTGGCGTCGGGCTGGGACGCGATCACCTTGGCGAGTTCAGCGGGTGCGTTCATGGTGTGTGGCTCCTGGTGCGGTTGGTTCGGCGTTGGCTTCAATGGGCCTGGCAAATCTCGGTCCACTTCTCTACCGAGAGCTCGCCCTTGCAGCTCTGCAAGACGATCACGCCCGGATCGCCGGCGCTGCGGAACTGGTAGGCGGTGTTCTTCGGCAGCAGGCCCTGGTGGCCGCGCGAGAGCTTCATCCAGCCCATCTTCCTGCCCTGGGGCTCGCCCTTCACGAGCACCGCGCCGTTCTTCTCCTTGTCGGCGACCGTCTGGCTCGCGTCGAGCTGCACGAGGTGCACCTCGACATCGCCGTCCATCACCAGCGCGAACTCGTCGTGCGCACAGGTGTACCAGGGCGAGGTGCCCTCGGCGCGCAGGGTCTCGAGCACGTAGATCTGGTTCTGGCCGAACACGACCTTCTCGTACGGCCGGCTGATGCTGGCGATCTCGAAGCAGTTGGAGAACGCGTAGTGGCGCACGTCGTCGTCGATCGGCTCGACGTGGCCCTTTTCGTAGTGCTTGAGCGACCCGAAGCGGGTCTGGTAGGCAACGGTCATGGATGTCTCCTGAGGTGCTGGACGATGCAGCGTGGCGCTGCGATGTACGCACTGTAGGAAACGCGCGGCGACGGCGGTAGACCCGAAACGCGGGCCGCATTGTTCGGCAAATCCGTTCAATGCGCAGGGTTTACCCCTGGAACGGACTGCGTTCGCCTCAGGCGTCCCAGATCAGGCTGGGCGGCAGCAGGCCCCGTTCGATCATGGCCGCGTCCCACGGCGGCACCTTGGAGAAGGCGTGGGTCAGGTGCTCGATGAAGAGCCGCAGCTTGAACGCATTGCGCGACGTGCCCGCATAGACCGCGCTGAGCGAGAACGACGACAGCTGGTGCGCCGGCAGCACCACCTCCAGCTCGCCGCGCAGGATCGCTTCGCCAGCCACCAGCGTCGGCAGGCAGACGATGCCGGCATGCTCCATGGCGTATTCCCGCAGCAGGTGGACGCTGTTGGTGAGCAGTGCGGCGCTCATGTACATCGTCACCTGCTCGCCGCCGTGGTGGAAGGTCCAGCGGTCGCGCGTCGGGTAGCCCGAGTACAGGCCGAGCGTGTGCTTGTGCAGCTCGCGCGGGCTCGCGGGCCGGCCGTGCGCGCGCAGGTAGTCGGGCGTGGCGCAGAACACCCGGCGCACCGGAAACAGCGGCCGCGACACCAGCTCGGTCGACGCCGCCGGAAAGATCTGCAGCGCGCAGTCCACCCCCGCCTTCACCGGATCGACCACCGCGTCGCTCACGATGAGTTCGAGGTGGATGTCGGGAAAGCTCGACTGAAAGGTCCGCAGCAGCGTGGCGAAATGCCCGAGCACGAAGCCGGTGAGCGCATGCACGCGCAAGGTGCCGGTGGGCCCGTCCTTGGCGTCTCGCATCTGGTCCAGGATGTCGTTGGCCCGCCCGACCAGCTCGACGCAGTCGCGCAGGAAGGCCTGCCCGACGTCGCTGAGCCGCACCACGCGCGTGCTGCGGTGGAACAGCGGCGCGCCGACGTGGTCTTCCAGCTGCTTCACGCGGCTGGTCACCACGGACTTCGAGATCCGCAGCTGGCGTGCGGCCTCGGCGAAGCTCTGGGTCTGCGCGACCCGTACGAAGGTCTCAATGTTTTCGAGGCGGTCCATGGCGCATGCAATGTAGCGCTTCTGTGGCGGTGCGCCGTCGGCCGGATCTTCGCACGTGGCTGACCGCCGCCCTCCGCACAAACAGACAACGGAGTGTTAAATCGTGCAAGCCAGTTCAACCGGTGATGCGTAGGCTCGTCTGCGGCCTCCAGACCATTCCAATCACCCCTT contains:
- a CDS encoding LysR family transcriptional regulator, with the translated sequence MDRLENIETFVRVAQTQSFAEAARQLRISKSVVTSRVKQLEDHVGAPLFHRSTRVVRLSDVGQAFLRDCVELVGRANDILDQMRDAKDGPTGTLRVHALTGFVLGHFATLLRTFQSSFPDIHLELIVSDAVVDPVKAGVDCALQIFPAASTELVSRPLFPVRRVFCATPDYLRAHGRPASPRELHKHTLGLYSGYPTRDRWTFHHGGEQVTMYMSAALLTNSVHLLREYAMEHAGIVCLPTLVAGEAILRGELEVVLPAHQLSSFSLSAVYAGTSRNAFKLRLFIEHLTHAFSKVPPWDAAMIERGLLPPSLIWDA